One region of Agrobacterium tumefaciens genomic DNA includes:
- a CDS encoding LuxR family transcriptional regulator: MHDILHFISACYQAGNADRVRSEFVTLIREYGFEYFLVSRRMTGELASTGQILAQHLPEGWIEVYRAKKYNLVDPVRKVIGMVHKPFQWKEALEGLPRAMHRKRANVFFHDAGRYGLQGGYAFPVHGRAGFIGAVFLGGEDRQLPSLHVELLDAATRAVFWRLLDLSGQVHNLSNAPNVSALELTRREMEVLTLMADGMTSTEIGRQLSISNHTVDWYINGIQRRFSAKNRQHTVALAFRNGLLS, translated from the coding sequence ATGCATGATATTCTTCACTTCATCTCTGCGTGCTACCAGGCGGGAAACGCTGATCGTGTTCGCTCCGAATTTGTAACACTTATTCGCGAATATGGTTTCGAATATTTCCTCGTCAGCCGGCGGATGACCGGGGAGCTTGCTTCCACCGGCCAGATTCTCGCACAACATCTCCCGGAAGGGTGGATCGAGGTCTACCGCGCCAAGAAATATAATCTTGTCGATCCCGTCCGTAAGGTGATCGGCATGGTGCACAAGCCGTTTCAGTGGAAAGAGGCGCTTGAGGGCCTGCCCCGCGCGATGCATCGAAAAAGGGCGAATGTGTTTTTTCACGATGCCGGCCGTTACGGTCTGCAGGGTGGGTATGCCTTTCCGGTGCACGGGCGCGCGGGATTCATCGGCGCGGTGTTCCTTGGCGGCGAGGACCGGCAATTGCCCTCGTTGCACGTTGAGCTACTGGATGCGGCCACGCGCGCGGTGTTCTGGCGTCTGCTCGATCTTTCAGGTCAGGTCCATAACCTCAGCAACGCGCCGAATGTTTCCGCTCTTGAACTTACAAGGCGGGAAATGGAAGTGCTGACGCTGATGGCTGATGGCATGACCTCAACCGAAATTGGACGCCAGCTATCGATCTCCAATCACACGGTCGACTGGTATATCAATGGAATCCAGCGTCGGTTCAGCGCCAAGAACAGGCAGCATACTGTAGCACTCGCCTTTCGCAACGGCTTGCTGAGCTAG
- the pyc gene encoding pyruvate carboxylase, whose protein sequence is MKISKILVANRSEIAIRVFRAANELGIKTVAIWAEEDKLSLHRFKADESYQVGRGPHLAKDMGPIESYLSIEEVIRVARLSGADAIHPGYGLLSESPEFVEACNKAGITFIGPTADTMRQLGNKVAARNLAISVNVPVVPATKPLPDDMAKVERLAEEIGYPVMLKASWGGGGRGMRAIRKKEDLAREVTEAKREAKAAFGKDEVYLEKLLERARHVESQVLGDTHGNVVHLFERDCSIQRRNQKVVERAPAPYLSEAQRQELAAYSLKIAAATNYIGAGTVEYLMDVDTGKFYFIEVNPRIQVEHTVTEVVTGIDIVKAQIHILEGAAIGTPESGVPKQEDIRLNGHALQCRITTEDPEHNFIPDYGRITAYRSASGFGIRLDGGTSYSGAIITRYYDPLLVKVTAWAPQPDEAISRMDRALREFRIRGVATNLTFLEAIIGHASFRNNTYTTRFIDSTPELFAQVKRQDRATKLLTYLADVTVNGHPETKGRVKPPANAAQPVVPYIDAPTPDGTKQLLDRLGPKGFADWMRNEKRVLVTDTTMRDGHQSLLATRMRTHDIAGVASVYAKALPQLLSLECWGGATFDVSMRFLTEDPWERLALIREGAPNLLLQMLLRGANGVGYKNYPDNVVKYFVRQAAKGGIDLFRVFDCLNWVENMRVSMDAIAEENKLCEAAICYTGDILNSARPKYDLKYYTNLAAELERAGAHIIAVKDMAGLLKPAAAKVLFKALREATSLPIHFHTHDTSGIAAATVLAAVDAGVDAVDAAMDALSGNTSQPCLGSIVEALAGSERDTGLDTEWIRRISFYWESARNQYAAFESDLKGPASEVYLHEMPGGQFTNLKEQARSLGLESRWHEVAQAYADANRMFGDIVKVTPSSKVVGDMALMMVSQDLTVADVENADREVSFPDSVVSMLKGDLGQSPGGWPEALQKKALKGDAPYTVRPGSLLPDADLDAERKAIETKLERSVNDFEFASYLMYPKVFTDFALTSETYGPVSVLPTHAYFYGMEDGEELFADIERGKTLVIVNQASSGTDDKGMVTVFFEINGQPRRIKVPDRAHGASGSAVRRKAELGNGTHIGAPMPGVISRVFINQGQEVKAGDVLLSIEAMKMETALHAERDGKVAEVLVRPGDQIDAKDLLIAYAE, encoded by the coding sequence TTGAAAATATCGAAAATACTTGTTGCCAACCGATCCGAAATTGCGATCCGAGTTTTCCGGGCAGCGAACGAGCTGGGGATAAAAACCGTCGCCATTTGGGCGGAAGAGGACAAGCTGTCTTTGCACCGCTTCAAGGCGGATGAAAGTTATCAGGTCGGCAGGGGTCCGCATCTCGCCAAGGATATGGGACCGATCGAGAGCTATCTTTCGATTGAGGAGGTCATCCGCGTGGCCAGACTTTCCGGCGCGGACGCGATCCATCCCGGTTACGGCCTTTTGTCCGAAAGCCCCGAATTCGTTGAGGCCTGTAACAAGGCTGGCATCACCTTCATCGGACCGACGGCGGATACGATGCGCCAGCTCGGCAACAAGGTTGCCGCCCGCAATCTGGCGATCTCGGTCAATGTTCCCGTTGTTCCTGCAACCAAGCCGCTGCCGGACGATATGGCAAAGGTGGAGCGGCTGGCCGAAGAGATCGGTTATCCCGTGATGTTGAAGGCCTCCTGGGGCGGCGGCGGTCGCGGCATGCGCGCCATCCGCAAAAAGGAGGATCTGGCACGCGAGGTCACCGAGGCCAAGCGCGAGGCGAAGGCCGCTTTCGGCAAGGACGAGGTCTATCTCGAAAAGCTGCTCGAGCGCGCCCGCCACGTCGAGAGCCAGGTTCTCGGTGATACCCACGGCAATGTCGTGCATCTGTTCGAGCGCGATTGTTCGATCCAGCGCCGCAATCAAAAAGTGGTTGAGCGCGCGCCGGCACCCTATCTCAGCGAAGCGCAGCGTCAGGAACTGGCCGCCTATTCCTTGAAGATCGCGGCTGCGACCAATTATATCGGCGCCGGCACGGTCGAATATCTGATGGATGTCGATACCGGCAAATTCTACTTCATCGAGGTCAATCCGCGCATTCAGGTGGAGCATACCGTCACCGAAGTCGTGACCGGCATCGATATCGTCAAGGCGCAAATCCATATTCTGGAAGGGGCCGCCATCGGCACGCCGGAATCGGGTGTGCCGAAACAGGAGGATATCCGCCTCAACGGCCATGCGCTGCAGTGCCGTATCACCACAGAAGACCCGGAGCACAATTTCATTCCCGACTACGGCCGTATAACGGCGTACCGCTCGGCGTCCGGCTTCGGCATTCGTCTGGATGGCGGGACGTCCTATTCGGGGGCGATCATCACCCGTTATTACGATCCGCTTTTGGTGAAGGTAACGGCCTGGGCGCCGCAGCCGGATGAAGCGATCAGCCGCATGGACCGCGCGCTGCGCGAATTCCGAATTCGCGGTGTTGCGACCAACCTCACCTTCCTCGAGGCCATCATTGGCCATGCGAGTTTCCGCAACAACACCTATACGACCCGCTTCATCGATTCGACGCCGGAGCTGTTTGCACAGGTCAAGCGTCAGGACCGCGCTACGAAGCTGCTCACCTATCTTGCAGATGTGACGGTGAACGGGCATCCGGAAACCAAGGGCCGCGTCAAGCCACCGGCAAATGCGGCACAGCCGGTGGTTCCCTACATCGATGCGCCGACGCCTGATGGAACCAAGCAATTGCTCGACCGGCTGGGGCCGAAGGGCTTTGCCGACTGGATGCGCAACGAAAAGCGGGTGCTGGTAACGGACACGACGATGCGCGACGGCCATCAGTCGCTGCTGGCCACGCGCATGCGTACCCATGACATTGCCGGCGTCGCAAGCGTCTATGCCAAGGCCTTGCCGCAGCTTCTGTCTCTGGAGTGCTGGGGCGGCGCCACTTTCGACGTTTCCATGCGCTTCCTGACGGAAGACCCGTGGGAGCGCCTGGCGCTGATCCGCGAGGGTGCGCCGAACCTGCTGCTGCAAATGCTGCTGCGCGGTGCGAACGGCGTCGGGTACAAGAACTATCCAGACAATGTCGTGAAATATTTCGTCCGTCAGGCTGCGAAGGGCGGTATCGACCTGTTCCGCGTCTTCGACTGCCTGAACTGGGTGGAGAATATGCGCGTATCGATGGATGCGATCGCCGAGGAGAACAAGCTCTGCGAAGCGGCCATCTGCTACACGGGCGATATCCTCAATTCCGCGCGTCCAAAATACGACCTGAAATATTATACCAACCTCGCCGCCGAGCTGGAGCGTGCAGGCGCGCACATCATCGCCGTCAAGGATATGGCGGGACTTCTGAAGCCTGCCGCTGCCAAGGTGCTGTTCAAGGCGCTGAGGGAGGCGACCAGCCTGCCTATCCATTTCCACACGCATGACACATCCGGCATTGCGGCTGCGACCGTGCTTGCCGCCGTCGATGCGGGCGTGGATGCGGTGGATGCCGCCATGGATGCGCTTTCGGGCAACACGTCCCAGCCCTGCCTCGGTTCCATCGTGGAAGCGCTGGCCGGATCGGAACGCGATACCGGTCTCGATACCGAATGGATCCGCCGCATCTCGTTCTACTGGGAGTCGGCGCGCAACCAGTATGCGGCTTTCGAAAGCGATCTGAAGGGCCCTGCCTCGGAAGTCTATCTGCATGAAATGCCCGGTGGGCAATTCACCAATCTCAAGGAGCAGGCGCGCTCGCTCGGTCTTGAGAGCCGCTGGCACGAGGTCGCGCAGGCCTATGCCGACGCCAACCGGATGTTCGGCGATATCGTCAAGGTCACGCCGTCCTCCAAGGTTGTCGGCGATATGGCGCTGATGATGGTGAGCCAGGATCTGACGGTCGCCGACGTGGAAAATGCTGATCGCGAAGTGTCCTTCCCGGACTCGGTAGTTTCGATGCTGAAGGGCGATCTTGGACAGTCGCCAGGCGGCTGGCCGGAAGCCCTGCAGAAAAAGGCGCTGAAGGGTGACGCGCCCTATACGGTTCGTCCCGGCTCTTTGCTGCCGGATGCCGATCTCGATGCGGAGAGAAAGGCGATCGAGACCAAACTCGAGCGTTCCGTGAACGACTTCGAATTCGCATCCTATCTGATGTATCCGAAGGTGTTCACCGATTTCGCGCTGACATCCGAGACCTACGGTCCGGTTTCCGTGCTTCCCACCCATGCGTATTTCTATGGCATGGAGGACGGTGAAGAGCTGTTTGCCGATATCGAGCGCGGCAAAACGCTGGTCATCGTCAATCAAGCCTCTTCAGGCACTGACGATAAGGGCATGGTGACGGTGTTCTTCGAGATCAACGGCCAGCCGCGCCGCATCAAGGTGCCGGATCGCGCTCATGGCGCATCCGGCTCTGCGGTGCGCCGCAAAGCGGAACTCGGCAATGGCACGCATATTGGTGCGCCGATGCCGGGCGTGATCAGCCGCGTCTTCATCAACCAGGGTCAGGAGGTCAAGGCCGGCGACGTGCTGCTCTCCATCGAAGCCATGAAGATGGAAACTGCGCTTCACGCCGAACGCGATGGCAAGGTCGCCGAGGTTCTTGTGCGCCCGGGTGACCAGATCGACGCAAAGGATCTGCTGATCGCCTACGCGGAATGA
- a CDS encoding glucan ABC transporter ATP-binding protein/ permease, with protein MTLFQVYTRALRYLTVHKWRVLIVVIANIILAAITIAEPVLFGRIIDAISSGSDVTSILILWAGFGVFNTVAYVAVAREADRLAHGRRATLLTEAFGRIISMPLSWHHLRGTSNALHTLLRASETLFGLWLEFMRTHLATFVALVLLIPTAIAMDLRLSFVLIGLGIVYWFIGKWVMGRTKDGQASVEEHYHSVFAHVSDSISNVSVLHSYNRIEAETKALKSFTEKLLSAQYPVLDWWAFASALNRTASTVSMMIILVIGTVLVKNGELRVGDVIAFIGFANLLIGRLDQMRQFVTQIFEARAKLEDFFVLEDSVKEREEPGDARELSNVSGTVEFRNVNFGFANTKQGVHDISFTAKAGQTIAIVGPTGAGKTTLINLLQRVYDPDSGQILIDGTDISTVTKNSLRNSIATVFQDAGLLNRSIRENIRLGRESATDAEVVEAAAAAAATDFIDSRITGYLTQVGERGNRLSGGERQRIAIARAILKNAPILVLDEATSALDVETEARVKAAVDALRMNRTTFIIAHRLSTVRDADQVLFLDQGRIIEKGTFDELSQRGGRFTSLLRTSGLLTEDEGQPRPKAIAS; from the coding sequence TTGACTTTGTTTCAGGTTTACACACGCGCCCTGCGCTATCTGACCGTACATAAATGGCGGGTGTTGATCGTTGTCATCGCCAACATCATTCTTGCAGCGATCACCATTGCCGAACCCGTGCTGTTTGGACGGATCATCGACGCCATCTCCTCCGGCTCCGATGTCACGTCCATCCTCATCCTGTGGGCGGGTTTCGGCGTCTTCAACACCGTGGCTTATGTCGCTGTCGCCCGCGAGGCCGACCGGCTGGCCCACGGTCGCCGCGCGACCCTGCTGACGGAAGCCTTCGGCCGGATCATCTCCATGCCGCTCTCCTGGCACCATCTGCGAGGCACCTCGAACGCGCTGCATACGCTTCTGCGCGCCAGCGAGACGCTGTTCGGCCTTTGGCTCGAATTCATGCGCACGCATCTGGCGACTTTCGTCGCGCTCGTACTGCTTATTCCGACAGCCATTGCCATGGACCTGCGCCTCAGCTTCGTCCTGATCGGTCTTGGCATCGTCTACTGGTTCATTGGCAAGTGGGTGATGGGCCGCACCAAGGATGGCCAGGCTTCGGTCGAGGAGCATTATCACAGCGTTTTTGCCCATGTCAGCGATTCCATCAGCAACGTGTCCGTCCTGCACAGCTACAACCGCATCGAGGCTGAAACGAAGGCGCTGAAATCCTTCACCGAAAAACTGCTGAGCGCCCAATATCCGGTGCTCGACTGGTGGGCTTTCGCAAGTGCCTTGAACCGCACTGCCTCCACCGTTTCGATGATGATCATCCTCGTCATCGGCACCGTGCTGGTGAAGAACGGCGAATTGCGCGTCGGTGACGTGATTGCCTTCATCGGTTTCGCCAATCTTCTCATCGGCCGTCTCGATCAGATGCGTCAGTTCGTGACCCAGATTTTCGAGGCGCGCGCAAAGCTCGAGGATTTCTTCGTGCTGGAGGATTCCGTCAAGGAACGGGAAGAACCGGGCGACGCCCGCGAATTGTCCAATGTCTCCGGCACCGTGGAGTTCCGCAACGTCAATTTCGGTTTCGCCAACACCAAGCAGGGCGTCCACGACATCTCGTTTACGGCCAAGGCCGGCCAGACGATTGCCATCGTCGGACCGACGGGCGCGGGCAAGACCACGCTCATCAATCTTCTGCAGCGTGTCTATGATCCGGATTCAGGCCAGATTCTGATCGATGGAACCGACATCTCGACGGTGACGAAGAACTCGCTCAGAAACTCCATCGCCACGGTGTTCCAGGATGCCGGCCTTCTGAACCGCTCCATCCGCGAAAACATCCGCCTTGGTCGCGAATCTGCTACCGACGCGGAGGTCGTGGAAGCAGCAGCAGCTGCTGCTGCGACGGATTTCATCGACAGCCGTATCACCGGCTACCTGACCCAGGTGGGTGAACGCGGCAACCGCCTGTCCGGTGGCGAGCGCCAGCGTATCGCCATTGCGCGTGCTATCCTGAAGAACGCTCCCATCCTGGTCCTTGACGAGGCAACCAGCGCGCTGGACGTGGAAACGGAAGCACGGGTTAAGGCCGCCGTGGACGCGCTGAGAATGAACCGCACGACCTTCATCATCGCCCACCGCCTTTCCACGGTGCGCGATGCCGATCAGGTGCTGTTCCTCGATCAGGGCCGTATCATTGAAAAGGGCACGTTTGACGAGCTCAGCCAGCGTGGCGGACGCTTCACCTCGCTGCTGCGCACCAGCGGCCTGCTGACAGAGGACGAGGGCCAGCCCCGGCCGAAAGCCATCGCCTCCTGA